The following coding sequences are from one Paenibacillus sp. JDR-2 window:
- a CDS encoding cation diffusion facilitator family transporter gives MSDLNVSSSKVSSNVFAIWISLFSNLILTGIKLIVGLMFKSQVLIADGVHNAGDVIASMAALGAAKVAQKPADEDHPYGHGKSELIGSALVAIIMVIAALFIAYHSFESFFHPAAAASIVAFVAAVVSLFWKLWLYIYCIRISKQTSSKSLEATAFDHLADVYASLAAVIGIGAAIIGERNDIAFLSYGDAAAGIVVAYFVLKLAYHMGKEAVDVLMEKTVSPAMLQDYERLVSSIPEVKRIDRIRAREFGQYVMIDVRVGIPGELTIQEGHDVSRKIKQIILDHHKDVEEVLIHLNPWYKDDSK, from the coding sequence GTGAGCGATTTAAACGTATCAAGTTCAAAAGTTTCTTCGAATGTCTTTGCCATCTGGATCAGCTTATTCAGCAATCTGATTCTGACGGGCATTAAACTAATTGTAGGCCTTATGTTCAAAAGCCAGGTATTAATTGCTGACGGTGTACATAACGCCGGTGACGTCATTGCGTCGATGGCTGCCTTAGGCGCCGCAAAAGTTGCGCAGAAGCCTGCGGATGAGGACCATCCGTACGGCCATGGCAAAAGCGAGTTGATCGGCTCTGCGCTGGTTGCCATTATTATGGTGATCGCCGCTTTATTTATCGCTTATCATTCGTTCGAGTCCTTCTTCCACCCTGCCGCAGCGGCAAGCATCGTCGCATTTGTTGCCGCCGTCGTCTCCCTTTTCTGGAAGCTGTGGTTATACATATATTGCATTCGGATCAGCAAGCAAACGAGCAGTAAAAGTCTTGAGGCTACCGCTTTCGACCATCTGGCCGATGTTTATGCTTCGCTTGCCGCCGTTATCGGTATCGGAGCTGCTATTATCGGGGAAAGAAACGATATCGCGTTTCTAAGCTACGGCGATGCGGCCGCTGGGATTGTTGTTGCCTATTTCGTATTGAAGCTTGCTTATCATATGGGAAAAGAAGCCGTGGATGTATTAATGGAGAAAACCGTATCCCCGGCGATGCTTCAGGATTACGAGCGTCTTGTCTCCTCCATCCCGGAAGTAAAGCGTATTGATAGAATTCGGGCGAGAGAATTCGGCCAATATGTCATGATTGATGTCCGTGTCGGCATTCCCGGAGAGCTTACCATTCAGGAAGGCCATGATGTCTCCCGAAAAATAAAACAAATTATTCTCGACCATCACAAGGATGTGGAAGAAGTCCTCATCCATCTGAATCCGTGGTATAAGGATGATTCGAAGTAA
- a CDS encoding carbohydrate ABC transporter permease, with the protein MNFTRKISLRNYLVEIILLIACLGIIIPLLLMIFGSFMTSAEVSKFQIRFPDKWMFSNYVTVFKEGGLARAFLNGIVITGVSAVLNIITSSAAAFILARRNSKVASYLYLFFFMGLIAPMSTITTIRVVQWLGFYGSITSVILIYAALNTAFSIFLYSGFIKSVPKVLDEVAFLEGASLMGVFFRIITPLIVPVNATVAIMVFMSVWNDITIPLYFLTDSSTWTMPLSIYNFYGKYSRDWNLIFADLVMTSIPVLILYLAGQKYIVSGLTAGAVKG; encoded by the coding sequence ATGAATTTCACTCGAAAAATATCTCTGCGTAACTACCTTGTAGAAATCATATTGCTCATCGCTTGCCTGGGCATAATCATTCCGCTTTTGCTTATGATATTTGGTTCGTTTATGACTAGCGCCGAAGTTTCCAAGTTTCAGATCCGGTTTCCGGACAAATGGATGTTCTCTAACTATGTGACCGTGTTTAAGGAAGGCGGTCTTGCCCGCGCGTTTCTGAACGGTATCGTCATCACCGGAGTATCCGCAGTATTGAACATTATCACGTCTTCCGCAGCCGCCTTTATATTAGCGCGCCGCAACAGCAAGGTTGCAAGCTACCTGTATCTGTTTTTCTTCATGGGATTAATCGCTCCGATGTCCACCATCACAACGATCCGCGTCGTGCAATGGCTGGGCTTCTACGGCAGCATCACGAGCGTCATTCTCATTTATGCAGCTTTAAATACGGCATTCAGTATCTTTTTATACAGCGGTTTTATCAAATCGGTGCCAAAAGTGCTAGATGAGGTTGCTTTCCTGGAAGGCGCGAGCCTGATGGGCGTGTTCTTCCGAATCATTACGCCGCTTATCGTACCGGTTAACGCAACGGTTGCCATCATGGTTTTCATGTCGGTATGGAACGACATCACGATCCCTCTGTACTTCCTTACCGACAGCTCGACATGGACGATGCCGCTTTCCATCTACAATTTCTACGGCAAATACAGCCGTGACTGGAATCTGATTTTTGCCGACCTCGTAATGACGTCGATCCCTGTCCTCATTCTTTATTTAGCGGGACAAAAATATATCGTCAGCGGTCTTACGGCAGGTGCGGTAAAAGGTTAA